The proteins below are encoded in one region of Chroicocephalus ridibundus chromosome 9, bChrRid1.1, whole genome shotgun sequence:
- the CHRNB4 gene encoding neuronal acetylcholine receptor subunit beta-4: protein MRNTYTLFLFVVGSFYFNGSTAADAEEKLMNHLLSPDRYNKLIRPAVNSSQLVSIELQVSLAQLISVNEREQIMTTNVWLNQEWIDYRLAWKPSDYEGINKLRIPAKHIWLPDIVLYNNADGTYEVSLYTNAIVKNNGSICWLPPAIYKSACKIEVKHFPFDQQNCTLKFRSWTYDHTEIDMVLKTSTASMDDFTPSGEWDIVALPGRRTVNPLDPNYVDVTYDFIIKRKPLFYTINLIIPCVLITSLAILVFYLPSDCGEKMTLCISVLLALTVFLLLISKIVPPTSLDVPLIGKYLMFTMVLVTFSIVTSVCVLNVHHRSPSTHTMPPWVKLVFLERLPAYLFMKRPENNSPRQKLCNCKKTKAENPCMDPADFYKNSTYFLNTASAKKYDTKITETLDNVSSHRDFRLRTGTKFSPEVQEAIDGVSFIAEHMKSDDNDQSVIEDWKYVAMVVDRLFLWIFVLVCVLGTVGLFLQPLFQNHNAAMNP, encoded by the exons GAAGCACCGCAGCAGATGCTGAAGAAAAGCTAATGAACCACCTACTGAGTCCTGACAGGTACAATAAGTTGATTCGACCAGCTGTCAATTCATCCCAGTTGGTATCTATAGAACTGCAGGTTTCCCTGGCACAGCTCATCAGTGTG AACGAACGAGAGCAGATCATGACTACAAATGTCTGGCTGAACCAG GAGTGGATTGATTATCGTTTGGCTTGGAAGCCCTCTGACTATGAAGGAATAAATAAGCTGAGAATACCTGCAAAACACATCTGGTTGCCAGACATTGTGCTCTACAATAA TGCGGATGGCACATATGAAGTTTCACTATACACAAATGCAATTGTAAAGAATAATGGAAGCATTTGCTGGTTGCCACCAGCCATCTACAAGAGTGCCTGCAAGATTGAAGTTAAGCATTTCCCATTTGATCAACAAAACTGCACATTAAAGTTCCGGTCTTGGACATATGATCACACAGAAATTGATATGGTGCTTAAAACGTCCACGGCAAGCATGGACGACTTTACGCCAAGTGGAGAGTGGGACATTGTAGCACTCCCAGGAAGAAGGACTGTAAATCCTTTGGACCCAAACTATGTGGACGTGACATATGActtcattattaaaagaaaacctcttttttaTACCATCAATCTtatcattccctgtgtgctaATTACATCCTTAGCCATCCTGGTGTTCTACTTGCCTTCAGACTGTGGTGAAAAAATGACTTTATGCATATCTGTGTTGCTTGCCTTGACCGTGTTCTTGCTGCTGATCTCCAAAATTGTCCCTCCAACATCTCTAGATGTTCCACTGATTGGGAAGTATCTCATGTTTACAATGGTACTAGTGACCTTCTCAATAGTTACCAGTGTCTGTGTACTCAATGTGCACCATAGATCTCCAAGTACTCACACCATGCCCCCTTGGGTAAAGCTGGTTTTCCTTGAAAGACTCCCAGCGTATCTGTTCATGAAGCGTCCAGAAAATAATTCTCCACGGCAAAAGCTGTGCAACtgcaaaaagacaaaagcagagaaCCCTTGTATGGACCCAGCTGACTTCTACAAGAACTCTACTTACTTTTTGAATACAGCCTCTGCCAAAAAATATGATACGAAAATCACTGAGACTCTTGACAATGTCAGCAGTCATCGAGACTTTAGGTTAAGAACAGGCACGAAATTTTCTCCTGAAGTCCAAGAAGCAATTGATGGAGTCAGTTTTATAGCAGAGCACATGAAAAGTGATGACAACGACCAGAGT GTCATTGAAGATTGGAAGTATGTTGCCATGGTAGTGGACAGGCTGTTTCTCTGGATATTCGTCCTTGTTTGTGTCCTGGGGACTGTTGGATTATTTCTGCAGCCACTTTTTCAAAACCACAATGCTGCCATGAACCCTTAG